From the Micromonospora echinofusca genome, the window CGGTGTCGGCCCGGGGCCGGTCGGCGAGGACGCGGCCAACCTGGTGCTGGACACGTTCCTCGACGGGCTGGTCGACGTCGCGCTGCTCGGCGAGGTGGCCGCCACCGTGCTCGACCGGTACGCCGAGGGGCTGCATGGCGCCGTCGCGCCGGAGGAGGTGGCCCGTGCCGTCCGGCTCACCGGGGCGGCCAAGTATTTCTGGCTGGCGCCGATGATGCTCGGTCGGCTGGGCCGGTCCGCCATCAGCGGCACCTACGACGCCCGCGACGAGGCGGAGATGATGGCGGGCCGCCGACCCGTCTTGGAGCTGTTGGCCCGCTGGGCCGCCGAACCGTGGGACTGATGGACGGGGGAGAGCCGTCAGACGTCGATGTTGAAGCGTTGCAGCACCGACGGCGCGACCAGCCCGGCCGCGGCGAGCACCGAGATCGCGGTCAGTACGGTCCGGACGACGACCACCTCGGTCTTGCCGCCGGCGCGCAGGGCGATCTTGTTCGGCAGGCCGATGGGTGTCCACATTCGACGCTTGATCGGGATGGGCCAGAGGATCGGCACCCCGGCGCGGGTGATCATGTCGCCGAGGATGTGCACGAAGCAGCCCACCCCCACGGCGGTGCCGATCAGCGGGTAGCCCCGGCCGCCGGGCAGGTTGGCGAAGGTGTACCAGGCGGCGGCGGCCGAGGCGAGGGTGACGATGACCCAGCCGGCGCGCTCGGCCCACTTGTCGAACAGGCCGCGCAGCGCCAGCCCGAACATGAAGAAGAGGATGCCGATGACGGCCCACTTGCCGTACGCGGCGCAGAGCGTGGTGGTGCCCCAGCCGACCAGCAGGGTGAACGGGATGGTGTGGGTCAGGGTGCGGTGGCCGTTGTTGCGGCGCGGGTCCTTGCTGAGCTTCGTGGCGTAGTAGACCCCGAGCGAGACCTTCTCCATCACCTCGGCGATGAACAGCGAGAACACGCCGAAGGTGCGGGCGACCGTCGCCCCGCCCTGGTTGCGGGTCACCTTGCCGGAGAGGTCGAGGTCGGGGAAGAGCGCCCCGCCCGCGCAGACGGCGGTGCCGACGGCGAGCTCCAGCGGCGACTGGTGGTAGTCGGCGAACTGTTGCAGCGCCCAGGACCCGGCCAGCCACACCGCCGCGCCGGACAGCGCGTGGGACGGTCCCATCATGTCGGCTCACCCTCCCCAGGGATCTTGAGCGCCAAAACTACGCCACTGTAGTTCGCCGGTGCGGCGCAGGGGCATCACCCGGACGGTCCACCTGGGACAGTGCCGGGAGGGGGGATGGGTGACGCCGGGCGTACCGGCAGGAAGTATGCCGTGCCGGGCGGCGGTCGGGGGCCGGTCTGTCGGCCACCCGACGGGGAGAAGCCCCTCAGCGGGCGCCACCGACCGCGAGCAGATTCCCCTCGGGGATGGTGACCGTCCGGCGGGCCTCGCCGAGCCGGGCGGCGGCGCGTCGGGCCTGCGTCGGGCCGTGCTCGCGGCAGGCCGTCGCGTACGTGCCGGCGGTCCGGGCGGCGATGGTCGCCCAGCCGTACCGCTGGCCGACCATGGTGCGCGCCCTGCGGGCCACCCGCCGCGCGAAGACCTCGTCGCCGAGGAGCTGGTCGACCGCCTCGCCGAGGGCGCCCGGGTCGCTGTGCGGGAACGTCACCCCGGTCACGCCCGGCTCGACGATC encodes:
- a CDS encoding metal-dependent hydrolase, with translation MMGPSHALSGAAVWLAGSWALQQFADYHQSPLELAVGTAVCAGGALFPDLDLSGKVTRNQGGATVARTFGVFSLFIAEVMEKVSLGVYYATKLSKDPRRNNGHRTLTHTIPFTLLVGWGTTTLCAAYGKWAVIGILFFMFGLALRGLFDKWAERAGWVIVTLASAAAAWYTFANLPGGRGYPLIGTAVGVGCFVHILGDMITRAGVPILWPIPIKRRMWTPIGLPNKIALRAGGKTEVVVVRTVLTAISVLAAAGLVAPSVLQRFNIDV